CGAGACTTCCATCGAATAGACGCATTCCTCCTGCGAGAGCCGCACGCCGCTGGGCGCTTCGAGCCGGATCTTGCCGTGGACGCTGCTGCGCACGTCATAGAGATCCAGCGGCTTCGTGGAGACGGAAGTCACGTTCTCCAGCCGCGAGGGTTCGCCGTAGACGAATACCGTGTCCGGCTGCACCGTCATCGGCCGGGTGGCCATGTACTGCGGCAGGAAATTGACGGAAAGCATCGGGCGCACCGGCACTTTCTTGTAGGTCTCCTGCGCAAAGACGAACTCGAGGTCCTCGGAAATGAAGCCCTCCACCGTCACGCCGTCCCCGAAAAGCTGGGAAGCGTAGCGGAAGAGCGCTGAATTGGGGAGGGAGAACCGGTCGCCGCCCAGGTAGCGGAAATCGGACGCGGCGATGTTCACCTGTCCGGCCCGCTTGCGGGCGCGCCCCAGCATGATGTGCTGGAACCCGGTGGCGGATACCTGCGCGGTGGCTGTCGCCTCCGACTTGGACACCGCCGCCCGGCCCTCGATGTTGCTCCTGGCCACGACCGGCACGCTCACGATCGCCACATACTTTTGCGACAGATTGAGCACCAGCCAGATGCTGGCCGAGAACAGCACGCAGAGCAGGAACCGGACCCAGTTCTTCACGGGAATCCCTGTTTATTTCTTGTCGTTCTGGGCAGGCTGCTCGGCCGTCATGTCCTTGTTGATGGAGGACTTGTCGACACGGATCTTGACTTCGCCGTCCACCTTGACGAGAACGGTATTGCCATCGATGTCGGCCACGGTGCCGTAGATGCCGCCGGCCGTGATGACCTTGTCACCCTTCTTGAGGGAGTTGCGCATCTCTTCGAGTTTCTTCTGCTGCTGGCGCTGGGGACGGATCATGAAGAGGTACATCACCAGGAACATCGCGGCGAGCATCAGGATCATGCTCCAGCCGCCACCAGTGGGCTGTGCGGCAGCGCCGGCTGCCTGTAAAACAATGTTCATCATATTCTTTATTCGTGTTGGTTAATCAGTTTGTCGAGCAGGCCGTTGACGAAGCCGCTGCTCTCCGGGGTGCTATAGTACTTGGAAATCTCCACGTATTCGTTGATGATGATGCGGGGAGACACGGCGGGTGCCATCTGCGCCTCGGCCATGCCGCAGGCGATCAGGCTGAGGTCCGTGGTGCACAGGCGTTCACGGGTCCAGCCGGGCGTCAGCTCGGCGACCTTCGCGCAGAACGCGTCGTAATTGGCATAGGCGGTACGCAGGAGGTTCACGACGAAACGCCGGTCGCTCTCGAGCGCCTCGTTGCCGGGCAGCTCGCTCTGGAAAAGGGGCGGGAGCTTCCAGGGCTCGCCCTGGCCCAGCGAGCGCATCGTCTTGATGCACCAGCCCAGGGTGTAGCCGAGATCGTCGTTCCAGTGGATGGACAGGTCCTCGAGGATGTCGGCCAGCTCGGGGCTGTCCTCGAGCTCGCGCTCGTAGATCTTGCACCACAGGCGGGCGTCCTCCTCCAGCGAGCTCTCGCCGCTGTTGAGGTATTCCTGGAAATATTTACGGCCGCGGATCCGCTCATACAGGCGGCGCAGCAACACATCGTACTGGTCCCAGGAAAGCTTCTTCTTGCCCGTCAGCTTGGTAAAATCAGGGTCCTGCGCCAGCAGCGCGGGAATCCGGTTTTCGACGAATTTGAGGTTGGGGTGGAGCTCCTCCTCGGTGGGGTTGAACTTGGCGCGCGCCGCCTCGATGCGGGCGCGGGCTTCCTCCGTGAGGGGTCCCGCCAGGGCAAGCAGAAACAGATACAGGTCCCGGGTGGACTCGCACGAAACATCCAGGAGGGATTCTGCTTCCTTGAGAGTCATACCGTGGTTTTCCGCGTAGCAGTAGATGACCTTGAAGGCCTTGATACGGAGAATTCTTCGGTTGAGCATACTTTCAAACAAATTTATCTGCAAAGATAGTAAGTAATCGATAAAAAATCCTATTTTTGTATAAGATATACTCTAAAAAATCGCTACAATGTACAGAGACGATTACGATTCTCGCTATGAAAGCCGCGACGCCGAAGACGTGTTCTCCAAGCCTGTCCGGGCCGGCAAGCGCACCTATTTCTTCGACGTGAAAGCCACGAAGGGACGCAAAGACTTCTACCTGACCATCACCGAGAGCAAGCGCCGCACCAATCCCGACGGCAGCTTCAACTACGACAAGCATAAGATTTTCCTCTACAAGGAGGATTTCGAGAAGTTTGCAGAGGGGCTGGACGAAGTAATCGCCTACATCCGCGACACCTGCTTCCACGGCGAGATCCCCCAGCGGACCGCAGAAGGGTTCGGCGAGGCAGAAGACGAATAAAAATTCCTCGACCGCTCTACAGAGCTGCGTCGAGGAATTCTATAAATCCTTGTACATCGAGATTGTAGGGACGGGGACCGGCAAGGCGGTTGCCGTCACTGTCCAGTAGGAAATAGTTCGGTTGCGCGTTCACGCCGAAGTCGTGGAGCGCAATGTACGAATTGACGCGGCCGACATCCTT
The sequence above is a segment of the Bacteroidales bacterium WCE2004 genome. Coding sequences within it:
- a CDS encoding YbbR-like protein, with the protein product MKNWVRFLLCVLFSASIWLVLNLSQKYVAIVSVPVVARSNIEGRAAVSKSEATATAQVSATGFQHIMLGRARKRAGQVNIAASDFRYLGGDRFSLPNSALFRYASQLFGDGVTVEGFISEDLEFVFAQETYKKVPVRPMLSVNFLPQYMATRPMTVQPDTVFVYGEPSRLENVTSVSTKPLDLYDVRSSVHGKIRLEAPSGVRLSQEECVYSMEVSRYVEIRAEVKLETRNVPPRVNLAILPSTATAVFRCVFPTTADPSVQTRFYIDYQDFVNSRSGRCMARCEGLSSNVIEYTLTPEVFDCLLQTAE
- a CDS encoding preprotein translocase subunit YajC, with amino-acid sequence MMNIVLQAAGAAAQPTGGGWSMILMLAAMFLVMYLFMIRPQRQQQKKLEEMRNSLKKGDKVITAGGIYGTVADIDGNTVLVKVDGEVKIRVDKSSINKDMTAEQPAQNDKK
- a CDS encoding NusB antitermination factor, yielding MLNRRILRIKAFKVIYCYAENHGMTLKEAESLLDVSCESTRDLYLFLLALAGPLTEEARARIEAARAKFNPTEEELHPNLKFVENRIPALLAQDPDFTKLTGKKKLSWDQYDVLLRRLYERIRGRKYFQEYLNSGESSLEEDARLWCKIYERELEDSPELADILEDLSIHWNDDLGYTLGWCIKTMRSLGQGEPWKLPPLFQSELPGNEALESDRRFVVNLLRTAYANYDAFCAKVAELTPGWTRERLCTTDLSLIACGMAEAQMAPAVSPRIIINEYVEISKYYSTPESSGFVNGLLDKLINQHE